One region of Candidatus Zixiibacteriota bacterium genomic DNA includes:
- a CDS encoding NAD-dependent epimerase/dehydratase family protein — translation MSESRQETVLVTGANGFVGSRLCRHLRAAGYYPIAGIRRGCDTSLIDELNLDCRYSDITRPETLPDMVKDIDYIVHNAGLVKARRNEQFMEVNRQGTKNLLDASLGNPKLKKLIYVSSMAAVGPSERDIPMTEESPLHPLTAYGRSKAAGEQEVLAMKERINSVIVRPSGVYGPGDTEMFSFFQVLDNRVRPYLGNWRRKLSLVHVDDLCNAISLALKTETKSGTAYFIAESRSYTYAELVKYLRKAVGRAAFPLYLPGWLVKLVARITEKSLRSAGKTPMFTVEKAFEILADWHISVEKAERELGFKSRIPFPQGAKETFYWYRDEGWL, via the coding sequence ATGTCAGAAAGCAGGCAGGAAACGGTTCTGGTCACCGGAGCCAACGGTTTTGTCGGCAGCCGGCTCTGCCGGCATCTGCGGGCCGCAGGGTATTATCCGATCGCGGGTATCCGGCGCGGCTGCGATACGAGTCTTATCGACGAACTCAACCTTGATTGCCGGTATAGTGATATAACTCGGCCGGAAACCCTGCCGGATATGGTTAAGGATATCGATTATATCGTTCACAATGCCGGGCTGGTCAAGGCCAGGCGTAATGAACAGTTCATGGAAGTCAATCGACAAGGGACAAAGAATCTCCTGGATGCTTCTCTGGGAAATCCAAAGCTCAAAAAATTAATATATGTTTCCTCCATGGCGGCGGTTGGACCATCGGAGCGCGATATTCCCATGACCGAGGAATCCCCCCTGCATCCTCTGACTGCCTATGGACGTTCAAAAGCGGCCGGTGAGCAGGAGGTTCTGGCTATGAAGGAGAGGATTAACTCGGTAATTGTTCGCCCTTCCGGCGTCTATGGCCCCGGCGATACGGAGATGTTTTCTTTTTTTCAAGTGCTGGACAACCGTGTCCGCCCATATCTGGGGAACTGGAGAAGGAAGCTCTCTCTGGTGCATGTCGATGACCTCTGTAATGCCATTAGCCTGGCGCTGAAAACCGAAACGAAATCAGGGACGGCTTATTTTATCGCCGAATCGAGAAGCTATACTTACGCAGAATTGGTGAAATATCTGCGGAAAGCGGTCGGACGAGCCGCATTCCCGCTGTATCTTCCCGGATGGCTGGTGAAACTGGTCGCGAGAATTACCGAAAAGAGCCTGCGTTCCGCCGGGAAAACACCGATGTTTACGGTTGAGAAGGCCTTCGAGATTCTGGCCGACTGGCATATCTCGGTGGAAAAGGCGGAAAGGGAATTGGGATTCAAATCAAGGATTCCTTTCCCGCAGGGGGCCAAAGAAACTTTTTACTGGTATCGTGATGAGGGATGGTTATGA